The following proteins are encoded in a genomic region of Cyanobacterium sp. T60_A2020_053:
- the tilS gene encoding tRNA lysidine(34) synthetase TilS: MWSDYHSKLHQTLKCRQILPKNSKILIAISGGQDSLCLARLILDLQPKWSWQCMLAHCDHRWALDQGLPEHLEKICHDWGVNLQVISALHPIKENESSARQWRYQVLTELAQELAYDYIITGHTLTDRAETLIYNLLRGAGSDGLSALDWSRPLSDSIGLARPLLNFSRQDTLDFCQQFKLPIWWDTYNDNKQFRRNRIRLELMPYLQHHFNPQVEKHLAHTAEILKAEGEYLHHQAQLLLTLGTINRHTIDRKILQEKPLALQRRAIKLFLVQNLTKMPSFEQIEAVVQLIDAPNKSQTSSIGRRALVRVENHHLIIEKP, from the coding sequence ATTTGGAGCGATTACCATAGTAAATTACATCAAACTCTCAAATGTAGGCAAATTCTACCAAAAAACAGCAAAATCTTAATTGCCATATCAGGAGGACAAGATTCCCTTTGTTTAGCTCGTTTAATCTTAGATTTACAGCCAAAATGGTCATGGCAGTGTATGTTAGCACACTGTGATCACCGTTGGGCATTAGATCAAGGTTTACCTGAACATTTAGAGAAAATTTGTCATGATTGGGGCGTAAATTTACAGGTTATCAGCGCCCTTCACCCCATTAAGGAAAATGAGTCTAGCGCCCGACAATGGCGTTATCAAGTGTTAACAGAATTGGCACAAGAATTAGCCTACGATTATATTATTACAGGGCATACTTTAACGGATCGGGCTGAAACCTTGATTTATAACCTGTTGAGGGGCGCTGGAAGTGACGGTTTAAGCGCGCTTGATTGGAGTCGTCCCCTGAGTGATAGCATAGGGTTGGCGCGCCCTCTGCTCAATTTTTCCCGTCAGGATACCCTCGATTTTTGTCAGCAGTTTAAGCTACCCATTTGGTGGGATACTTACAACGACAATAAACAGTTTCGCCGTAATCGCATTCGCTTGGAATTGATGCCCTATCTGCAACATCATTTTAATCCCCAAGTGGAAAAGCATCTCGCCCATACCGCCGAAATTCTCAAGGCTGAAGGGGAATATCTCCATCACCAAGCCCAACTTTTACTAACTCTAGGGACAATTAATCGTCATACTATCGACCGTAAAATATTACAGGAAAAGCCGTTAGCATTGCAAAGAAGGGCGATAAAATTATTTTTAGTTCAAAATTTAACTAAAATGCCCAGTTTCGAGCAAATAGAGGCAGTCGTCCAGTTAATCGATGCACCAAATAAAAGTCAGACTTCTAGTATAGGGCGGAGGGCGCTGGTAAGAGTCGAAAACCAT